A single genomic interval of Shewanella halotolerans harbors:
- a CDS encoding GNAT family N-acetyltransferase, with product MEVRISNRAPDLEEFMTLRTAVGWTNPKPGLVQQSLNNSLFHVCAHIDSKLVGYGRIVGDGAMYFYLQDIVISPEYQNQDVGRSIMKEIESFVAENAMPGATIGLLAACGKEAFYSQFGYSPRTGEPLGLGMCKFVE from the coding sequence ATGGAAGTGAGAATAAGCAACCGGGCACCAGATCTCGAAGAGTTCATGACTTTGCGAACTGCAGTTGGCTGGACAAACCCCAAGCCTGGACTGGTTCAACAAAGCCTGAATAACTCGCTTTTTCACGTTTGCGCCCATATCGATTCGAAGCTTGTGGGTTACGGCCGTATTGTGGGCGACGGCGCTATGTATTTTTATCTGCAAGACATAGTGATCTCACCCGAGTATCAAAACCAAGATGTAGGCAGATCTATTATGAAGGAGATAGAGAGTTTTGTTGCAGAAAACGCCATGCCCGGCGCCACCATTGGGCTGTTGGCCGCCTGCGGTAAGGAAGCGTTTTACTCTCAATTTGGCTACAGCCCCAGAACAGGGGAACCTCTTGGACTTGGCATGTGCAAATTTGTCGAATGA